The Kroppenstedtia pulmonis genome has a segment encoding these proteins:
- a CDS encoding GNAT family N-acetyltransferase — MILRSFQLSDVHAVTSIWKLTASEQREKETLKVLSKQLACDRDLVLVAETEGQVVGAIVGTMEKDAGYFYCLAVHPDYQGQGIGRRLTALLEERLRNKGVRKVEVMVDPGTEKLFPFYDHLGYKKTSTSLLEKNWMFLLQDHPGTT; from the coding sequence ATGATTCTGCGCTCTTTTCAATTATCCGACGTACATGCTGTGACATCCATCTGGAAACTGACGGCATCCGAACAAAGGGAAAAGGAAACCTTGAAGGTTTTATCCAAACAATTGGCCTGTGACCGGGATTTAGTGTTGGTGGCGGAAACAGAAGGGCAAGTGGTAGGAGCCATTGTGGGAACCATGGAGAAAGATGCCGGATATTTTTATTGTTTGGCGGTTCACCCGGATTATCAAGGTCAGGGCATTGGCAGGCGTTTAACGGCTTTACTGGAAGAACGTTTGCGGAATAAAGGTGTTCGGAAGGTAGAAGTGATGGTGGATCCAGGAACAGAGAAGCTGTTTCCTTTTTATGACCATTTGGGCTATAAGAAAACCTCCACTTCTTTGTTGGAGAAAAATTGGATGTTTCTTTTGCAAGATCATCCAGGGACCACTTAA
- a CDS encoding VanW family protein codes for MEENHQQKPSETETKKQQVADTSNETNSKALEPGETGTSKESGTPSHISESDKNVDSLESNDPTPEGESGKSSDSSKSGESTGNKTSDSPESGNITHSPEAGWSQKLQQTGEKIIQFFSHVPLFNRIPFSRVGPRITVAGTAVCALLFVSAIFLFAFNVIPSITNADSDVAYQEQKKSPTIKPLKLILTHEGKKYEQDLREWGYTGGKDDDFDQGKLESWLKDVKKKVDKPAVNAKMAKLGSPIQPEKKGILMDMKKMEENLADLPGRVNKPQEIPMVPDEPKVTTGDLKRVNGKQIGQYTTYFNAGNVNRTTNLRLSSNAINNVVLNPGETFSFNQTVGQRTPERGYKPATIIVQGEYSEGIGGGICQTSSTLYNSVDAAGLAITKRFSHSREVTYVPAGRDATVAWNGPDFGFRNNLSKPILIKTVMENGKLTVQVYSTPDAWHQSKDVQSAPTEVEDMTKDPDPENPSEELDQD; via the coding sequence GTGGAAGAGAATCATCAGCAGAAGCCGTCTGAAACGGAAACAAAAAAACAACAAGTTGCAGATACATCCAATGAAACAAACTCAAAGGCTCTTGAACCGGGTGAGACCGGTACTTCCAAGGAATCCGGCACGCCCTCTCACATTTCGGAGTCAGATAAGAATGTTGACTCCTTGGAGTCAAATGATCCCACTCCTGAGGGAGAATCCGGCAAGTCCTCCGACTCTTCAAAGTCAGGTGAGTCTACCGGGAATAAGACCTCTGATTCCCCGGAGTCCGGCAATATCACTCACTCTCCGGAAGCAGGGTGGAGTCAAAAGCTGCAACAAACAGGGGAAAAGATTATTCAATTTTTCAGCCATGTACCTTTGTTCAATCGAATACCCTTTAGTCGGGTGGGGCCAAGGATCACAGTGGCAGGTACAGCAGTATGCGCTCTATTATTTGTAAGTGCCATCTTTTTGTTTGCTTTTAACGTGATCCCTTCCATTACCAATGCCGACTCGGATGTTGCCTATCAGGAGCAGAAAAAATCTCCGACTATCAAACCCTTGAAATTGATTTTAACCCATGAAGGGAAAAAATATGAACAGGATTTACGTGAGTGGGGCTACACCGGGGGAAAAGATGATGATTTTGATCAAGGAAAATTGGAATCATGGCTGAAGGATGTTAAAAAGAAAGTGGATAAACCGGCTGTCAATGCCAAAATGGCCAAACTGGGAAGCCCGATTCAACCCGAGAAAAAGGGAATTTTGATGGATATGAAAAAAATGGAGGAGAATTTGGCTGATCTCCCCGGGCGAGTCAACAAGCCCCAGGAAATTCCCATGGTTCCCGATGAACCAAAGGTTACAACCGGAGACTTGAAACGGGTAAATGGAAAGCAGATCGGGCAGTATACCACTTATTTCAATGCCGGCAATGTCAACCGAACCACCAATCTGCGTCTTTCCAGCAATGCCATTAACAATGTGGTGTTAAATCCGGGAGAAACCTTTTCATTCAATCAGACAGTCGGTCAGCGCACTCCTGAACGGGGGTATAAACCGGCTACCATTATTGTGCAGGGTGAATACAGTGAAGGGATCGGCGGCGGTATCTGCCAAACCTCTTCCACTTTGTACAATAGTGTAGATGCTGCGGGATTGGCTATAACAAAGAGGTTTTCACACAGCAGGGAAGTAACTTATGTACCTGCTGGACGGGATGCCACAGTGGCATGGAATGGTCCTGATTTCGGCTTTCGAAATAACTTGTCCAAACCGATTTTGATCAAGACGGTTATGGAAAATGGCAAGCTTACTGTTCAGGTGTACTCTACCCCGGATGCCTGGCATCAATCCAAAGATGTTCAGTCGGCTCCGACAGAAGTTGAAGATATGACAAAGGATCCGGACCCGGAGAATCCTTCGGAAGAGCTGGATCAGGATTAA
- a CDS encoding DNA-3-methyladenine glycosylase family protein, whose product METLELHPVWPYSFQQTGKRLIHFEKTAYRYQNGMLYRALRINQKPLVVGFSWEDGQEPVMKLHVDRDLSDRDRDKLKKTVRQMFTMDVNLAPFYEQMKKDNRLAPIIEERRGLHMVLDSDLYECLMKTIIGQQLNVSFAAKLVDRFVKVAGDTIESQGEQYSVFPSPEQVAMLQYEDLQALQFNRRKAEYIIDISRKVVEGTLNLESLVRLDDEEFIQKLCALRGVGRWTAECLLLFGMGRQNLLPAADIGLRNALQKVYALPAQPSEDEVRKTGQAWSPWSSYVTFYLWDYLTETK is encoded by the coding sequence ATGGAAACGTTGGAATTACATCCTGTATGGCCATATTCCTTTCAACAAACCGGGAAGCGGTTGATTCACTTTGAAAAAACTGCATATCGCTATCAAAATGGTATGCTCTATCGTGCCCTGAGGATCAATCAGAAGCCCCTTGTAGTGGGTTTTAGTTGGGAAGACGGACAGGAGCCGGTTATGAAATTGCATGTAGATCGTGATCTTTCAGACAGGGATCGGGATAAACTGAAAAAAACGGTCAGACAGATGTTTACGATGGATGTGAATCTGGCACCTTTTTATGAGCAAATGAAAAAAGACAATCGACTGGCTCCGATTATTGAGGAACGTCGGGGTCTTCACATGGTACTGGATTCCGATCTGTACGAGTGTTTAATGAAAACGATTATTGGGCAACAGCTTAATGTTTCCTTCGCAGCGAAACTGGTTGATCGATTTGTAAAAGTTGCCGGTGATACCATTGAATCGCAAGGGGAGCAATACTCTGTTTTCCCTTCACCGGAGCAGGTAGCCATGTTACAATATGAGGACCTGCAGGCCCTGCAATTTAACCGGAGAAAAGCGGAATATATCATTGACATTTCTCGCAAGGTGGTTGAGGGAACACTCAATCTGGAGTCCTTGGTCCGGTTGGATGATGAGGAGTTTATCCAAAAGCTGTGCGCTTTAAGAGGGGTGGGACGGTGGACGGCTGAATGTCTGCTCCTTTTTGGTATGGGAAGGCAAAACTTATTGCCTGCTGCAGACATCGGTTTACGGAATGCTCTTCAAAAGGTGTATGCTTTGCCGGCACAGCCGTCGGAGGATGAGGTCAGGAAAACGGGGCAGGCCTGGTCTCCTTGGAGTAGTTATGTTACTTTTTATCTGTGGGACTACCTTACGGAAACGAAATAA
- the mutY gene encoding A/G-specific adenine glycosylase, with protein MRERKAEPTYDLDQDWTEEIRKNLLHWYDQNKRDLPWRESRDPYRVWVSEIMLQQTRVDTVIPYYQRFMENFPTLIDLAEADEDEVLKYWEGLGYYSRARNLHAAVKKVATVYGGKVPEDLETISQLKGVGTYTAGAVLSIAYNQPEPAVDGNVMRVFSRWFAMKDDVAKPATRRKMEAYALQVMCRERPGDFNQGLMELGALICHPLSPVCDSCPVNSLCQARQQGIQHELPVKKKAKPPVPYNVIFGYIKQDGHVLVQRRPQGGLLAGMWSLPTVEEQKKGNDALIPDLSKNLAEAGFHVEWGRVLGETDHIFSHRRWKITILEGEALSVSQPLPEEYTWVTEGSWDSLAFPKAYHKALRIADSRFGSRFQGSLF; from the coding sequence ATGAGGGAGAGAAAGGCAGAGCCGACTTACGATCTGGATCAGGATTGGACAGAGGAGATCCGAAAAAATTTGTTACATTGGTATGATCAAAATAAACGGGATCTTCCCTGGAGGGAAAGCCGGGATCCATATCGTGTCTGGGTCTCTGAAATCATGTTGCAGCAAACCAGGGTGGATACCGTGATCCCCTACTACCAGCGCTTTATGGAGAACTTCCCTACTTTAATTGATCTGGCAGAAGCAGATGAAGACGAGGTACTCAAATATTGGGAAGGCTTAGGCTACTATTCCCGTGCACGTAATCTCCATGCCGCAGTGAAAAAGGTGGCAACCGTCTATGGAGGAAAAGTACCTGAGGATCTGGAAACCATCTCTCAATTAAAGGGAGTAGGCACTTATACGGCAGGAGCTGTACTCAGCATCGCCTACAATCAACCGGAGCCGGCTGTGGATGGTAATGTTATGCGTGTTTTCTCCCGATGGTTTGCAATGAAAGATGATGTGGCCAAGCCGGCAACCCGGCGCAAGATGGAAGCTTATGCTCTTCAGGTGATGTGTCGGGAACGTCCGGGGGATTTCAATCAAGGGTTGATGGAACTGGGTGCTCTCATTTGTCATCCCCTGTCACCGGTGTGTGACAGCTGTCCGGTAAACTCCCTGTGCCAGGCTCGTCAGCAGGGAATTCAACATGAATTGCCGGTAAAGAAGAAGGCCAAGCCCCCTGTACCCTATAATGTGATATTCGGTTATATCAAACAGGATGGTCATGTTCTTGTTCAGCGTCGGCCTCAAGGAGGCTTGTTGGCAGGAATGTGGAGTTTACCCACCGTGGAGGAACAGAAGAAAGGCAATGATGCATTAATTCCTGACTTAAGTAAAAATTTGGCGGAAGCCGGATTCCATGTGGAGTGGGGAAGAGTCCTGGGAGAGACCGATCATATTTTTAGTCATCGTCGTTGGAAAATCACGATCCTGGAGGGGGAAGCCCTGTCAGTTTCTCAACCTTTGCCTGAAGAGTATACGTGGGTGACAGAGGGAAGTTGGGACTCTCTGGCATTTCCCAAGGCATATCACAAAGCGTTACGTATAGCGGATAGCCGTTTTGGTTCCCGATTTCAGGGAAGTCTTTTTTAA
- a CDS encoding mechanosensitive ion channel family protein gives MMMNQFSIVIIKNLDDIQKKAEDIVEDPSKELWSPLVDNILIPLSQITLIILLTYLALRYVVRLVDRVLNLSRFHEKKGETLARLIKSTARYAIYFVAAITILDKLGIKVTPILAGAGVVGLAVGFGAQNLVKDVITGFFIIFDNQMEVGDFVQINGGIEGTVEEIGLRVTKVREFNQRLHYISNGEINRVTNYNRDRMRPLIAVTVPYEEDQDKVQRTLQEVCKEVSHRFSSYMIEPFSIYGVTNIQRDGVEYTVTALSTPEELWMIEREMRISIVKAFTEKNIEIAYPRQVFAAAQQPQHPLSPEPPEEKQ, from the coding sequence ATGATGATGAATCAGTTTTCAATTGTAATAATCAAAAATCTGGATGATATTCAGAAGAAAGCCGAAGACATTGTGGAGGATCCTTCCAAAGAACTGTGGTCTCCTTTGGTGGACAACATTTTAATCCCTTTAAGTCAGATCACCCTCATTATCCTTTTGACTTACCTGGCATTGCGCTATGTGGTTCGATTAGTGGATCGGGTATTAAATTTGAGCCGATTTCACGAGAAAAAAGGGGAAACCTTAGCCCGTTTGATCAAATCAACCGCCCGATATGCCATCTACTTTGTGGCGGCCATTACCATCCTGGATAAACTAGGAATTAAAGTAACCCCGATTTTGGCCGGGGCAGGGGTTGTGGGCCTGGCTGTGGGATTTGGCGCGCAAAATCTGGTAAAAGATGTGATTACCGGTTTTTTTATTATTTTTGACAACCAGATGGAAGTAGGGGACTTTGTTCAAATTAACGGGGGGATCGAAGGAACCGTTGAGGAAATCGGACTCCGTGTAACCAAAGTGAGGGAATTCAATCAACGCCTTCATTATATATCCAACGGGGAAATCAATCGCGTCACCAATTACAACAGAGACCGTATGCGCCCCTTAATCGCTGTCACTGTCCCTTATGAAGAAGACCAGGACAAGGTTCAGCGGACACTGCAAGAAGTCTGTAAAGAGGTAAGTCACCGCTTTTCCTCTTATATGATTGAACCCTTCAGCATTTACGGAGTGACAAACATCCAACGAGATGGGGTGGAATATACAGTGACAGCGCTGTCCACTCCTGAAGAACTATGGATGATTGAACGGGAAATGCGCATTTCCATCGTGAAAGCCTTCACAGAAAAAAACATTGAAATCGCCTATCCCCGTCAAGTTTTTGCCGCTGCTCAGCAACCGCAACATCCACTTTCTCCGGAACCTCCTGAGGAAAAACAATAG